One genomic region from Drosophila busckii strain San Diego stock center, stock number 13000-0081.31 chromosome 3R, ASM1175060v1, whole genome shotgun sequence encodes:
- the LOC108601476 gene encoding uncharacterized protein LOC108601476 produces MLLQLSSLLLVGVALGASNYPAELPRCHHGDTTCIINVSHMLVRQYARTGFAPAAFPQVEPFLVKRFDISDGRTGSLSLKLNFRDVNVEGLSSVKFDRAVGFNANPATSKFEMYGSFPKIALRGKYNADGRILILPIRGDGDADITLHNPKFSVKFKPGTQVRNGRTYLSVDKLKVLVEPQKMNIKLTNLFNGDQALGTNLNQFLNENWSEVWTELQPSVHVAIAEIMKSILSTLFKRFAYEDLFLEDSDDPKPCKYGDSECLLKTINYFVSEKHKEGDRSINLVKLDPLPVAKMNINQGADSPVNIDLTFTNNNLLGIGDITFIGVKGFGKNIDKKHELKFKVPRLSLVGPYDIKGKVLILPISGSGKSNMTMVNAELTFSFTGKSVEKNGEMYMEATNVNLLTKPERCYYQFSNLFNGDKALGDNMNAFLNDNWEAIFKEYIIMCIRVGTLLILLGVLYASCNVRALQFPTDIQKCKLSDEKCLKDSVNYVLHTYGATGVKPLGLVPLDPLHIKKFGLGKKPNSPVSIDLQFKDALLIGLKDAMVKKVTHFTKDLKNPVTIDLIAPKLILKGPYSVEGKVLILPIVGNGMAEMILEHCKIHVVVKMKAGTNAEGQTMAEVQDVIMQVDPQKVHYSMENLFNGQKDLSDNLHALINDNWKDIFNELKDDIGGGMGKIFKALLNRAFSKLPLEEVFTDAS; encoded by the exons ATGCTGCTACAGCTAAGTTCACTTTtgctggtgggcgtggcactgggCGCCTCCAATTATC CTGCTGAATTGCCCCGTTGCCATCATGGCGATACCACCTGCATCATCAATGTTTCCCATATGCTGGTGCGTCAATATGCGCGCACAGGCTTCGCACCGGCTGCATTCCCACAAGTGGAACCGTTTCTGGTCAAGCGTTTTGACATTTCTGACGGGCGCACCGGCTCGCTGAGTCTCAAGCTGAACTTCCGTGATGTCAATGTAGAAGGCTTGTCCAGCGTCAAGTTCGACAGAGCTGT AGGATTCAATGCCAATCCAGCCACCAGCAAGTTTGAAATGTACGGCTCATTCCCCAAGATTGCGCTGCGTGGCAAGTACAATGCCGATGGACGCATATTGATCTTGCCCATACGGGGCGATGGTGATGCTGATATTACTTTGCACAATCCCAAGTTCTCGGTGAAGTTCAAGCCAGGCACACAGGTGCGCAACGGACGCACTTACCTTAGCGTGGATAAGCTCAAGGTGCTCGTGGAGCCACAAAA aATGAACATTAAGCTGACCAATCTGTTCAATGGCGACCAAGCGCTGGGCACCAATTTGAATCAATTCCTCAATGAGAACTGGTCTGAAGTGTGGACTGAGCTGCAGCCATCCGTGCATGTGGCCATTGCGGAGATTATGAAGAGCATACTTTCAACGCTTTTCAAGCGCTTCGCCTACGAGGATCTATTCCTGGAGGATT CTGATGATCCTAAGCCTTGTAAATATGGCGACTCCGAATGCTTACTGAAGACAATCAACTACTTTGTAAGCGAAAAGCATAAAGAAGGCGATCGGAGTATCAATTTAGTGAAATTAGATCCACTGCCAGTGGCTAAGATGAACATAAATCAAGGAGCAGATAGTCCTGTCAACATTGATCTTACCTTTAcgaataataatttgttaggCATTGGTGACATTACGTTTATTGGCGTCAA AGGCTTCGGCAAAAATATTGACAAGAAACATGAGTTGAAATTTAAAGTGCCAAGACTGTCACTGGTTGGACCCTATGACATCAAGGGCAAGGTGCTGATTTTGCCGATTAGTGGCTCAGGCAAGAGCAATATGACAATGG TTAATGCCGAATtgacattttcttttactggCAAATCCGTTGAGAAGAATGGCGAAATGTATATGGAAGCAACCAATGTGAACTTACTTACCAAACCGGAACGCTGTTATTATCAATTTAGCAATCTCTTCAATGGTGATAAGGCGTTGGGCGATAATATGAACGCCTTTCTTAATGACAACTGGGAGGCTATATTTAAGGAG tatataatcaTGTGCATAAGAGTTGGGACTCTACTGATCCTGCTTGGCGTTTTGTACGCGTCCTGCAATGTGCGCGCTTTACAATTCC CTACGGatatacaaaaatgcaaattatcgGATGAAAAATGCCTGAAGGATTCCGTAAATTATGTGCTGCATACATATGGAGCAACAGGTGTTAAGCCACTAGGCCTGGTGCCCTTGGATCCGCTGCACATTAAAAAGTTTGGCTTGGGCAAGAAGCCCAACAGCCCCGTCAGCATTGACTTACAATTTAAGGATGCCCTTTTAATTGGACTCAAGGACGCGATGGTGAAGAAAGTCAC TCACTTCACAAAAGATTTGAAGAATCCCGTTACAATAGATTTGATAGCGCCTAAATTAATTCTCAAGGGACCTTATAGCGTGGAAGGCAAGGTGCTTATTCTACCAATCGTGGGCAATGGAATGGCAGAGATGATTCTAG AACACTGCAAAATTCATGTTGTTGTGAAAATGAAAGCCGGGACCAATGCTGAAGGACAGACCATGGCAGAGGTGCAGGATGTCATAATGCAAGTTGATCCTCAGAAGGTGCACTACTCGATGGAGAACTTGTTTAATGGTCAAAAGGATCTCAGCGATAATTTGCATGCTCTGATTAACGATAATTGGAAGGATATTTTCAATGAATTGAAAGACGATATTGGGGGCGGCATGGGCAAGATCTTCAAGGCTCTACTTAACAGAGCCTTTAGCAAATTACCGTTAGAGGAAGTTTTCACTGATGCTAGTTAA
- the LOC108601477 gene encoding uncharacterized protein LOC108601477, which produces MKKDSNGSQRANNPQVGGVGHLTQTSGWLPACEDWSNHEELSYGWERAIDSKGRSYYINHLNKTTTYEAPECIRWDEHPPEPRLVQLQRSSSLGFGFVAGSERPVIVRFVTEGGPSIGKLQPGDQILSVNGEDVKDAPRDHVIQLVRACESQVSLLVCQPMSHCVLPGRKSTLLSAGKRAKLRSRPSRVRFAESVCVNGAPLFPPSAFSLGDICVPPMANVLKVFLENGQTKSFKYDATTTVQDVVSSLLDKLCLCCGELFSLVLEHVKSLKRNKLTLLDPQESLARIAARPGAHKLRCLFRITFVPISAAELAQRDLHALDYLYMQCCNDVNQERFAPELQPELALRLAALHMHQHALANNFAPAKLTVKQVEREFGLERFVPVSLFEGMKRKELRRLISHFLKLNAEMTGSSTKVLTQLQAKLYYLDIIASLPSYGAKCFSTNQREGMERVLLVSPRFGLSQISSARNSVPQPISGIQDFTHVMVHREDDVTCSVTIYMLGDRAVKFIMEDRDACEFSLVLGGYYRLLTGNVLNVLREREPHEEDNAPSFLAQHTVLPASWSYLLPFHTRAHSVNFLMTPPYHPMPQQAVLSQPQLVAQPTQQQALSYAMDLDLHSVMATELLEEAAKDSGLSDSSGSNYCSDAGRSQLAVEAKNEQVLRRVQELQQLVQSSEQYLNEQEQELQHLQLVQQQQQAQQIGQSMAMLEFDSDCDSLNSSKVSSTEDTNQSHTGGAVTPCMKHSDSLTLLAESITHDLSGIAQGLNAIPEPVSASAPPTPATPKRKPSLCSTSSPRPQRKLNGFSQLLSDLQALGTDFSQSESDSESVASPAQSPTTRRPSQLLQATAAVKQPLAQRSSFGLHSPDGTHFGAETKDYNLREYLQQLKEISNVPNADTDVAARQLSEIYGFEVREDTFIETDTDLIDLRAIPPPQTPDELDSLSLMNAAPPKGFEGKAEELDSFLQQMLVAPPTQKATPAKELTPEEIMSYIIPPPPNLEAQPEQECLYSNSVQAKREFFQAVANGNGNYNSSSNNNNYKESAPRVIEYPTVERKSKFSCCPTSKKEESTPADTQPLQPPPRTPTSDQMTPPPARPPKSAELMQRYSPKKQLRIVGPVSVPVRELCPPQLPPRISPTNAATTDAPQPTAAAAAAVPAVVSAPKKPPLPPIASRPRPINGTPSSNTPPIPATVRLPNAHSNGQPQLPKKPQQLHGEKLFIKNGHLIDGEALLAKTDVAMAGLLIKLDQVAAQCSAAQSAGGGTSIDEEKFQRARNELTEQTLALVTASKFLVASMSDMTLITLPDHLTSCLTAIRRITELAQDMTRHTSAPLQTRNIVLKVHDVASSFRELVGVEIGPIGAGQLALHAECLANVLATLLRSLRVFSP; this is translated from the exons ATGAAGAAAGACAGCAACGGAAGCCAACGAGCCAACAACCCACAAGTGGGCGGGGTGGG tCACTTAACACAAACATCgggctggctgcctgcctgcgaGGACTGGAGCAATCACGAGGAGCTCTCTTATGGCTGGGAGCGTGCCATAGATTCCAAAGGACGTTCCTACTACATCAA CCATTTGAACAAGACGACGACCTATGAAGCACCCGAGTGCATACGCTGGGATGAGCATCCGCCGGAGCCGCGTCtggtgcagctgcagcgcagctcGAGCctgggctttggctttgtcgCCGGCAGCGAGCGGCCCGTCATTGTGCGCTTCGTTACCGAGGGCGGACCCAGCATAGGCAAACTGCAGCCAGGCGATCAAATCTTGAGCGTGAACGGCGAAGATGTCAAGGATGCGCCACGTGATCATGTAATACAACTGGTGCGTGCCTGCGAGTCGCAAGTCTCGCTGCTCGTTTGCCAGCCCATGTCGCATTGCGTGCTGCCCGGTCGCAAGTCCACGCTCCTCTCCGCCGGCAAACGCGCCAAGCTGCGCTCACGTCCCAGTCGCGTACGCTTTGCGGAAAGCGTTTGCGTCAATGGCGCTCCACTGTTTCCG CCTTCGGCATTTTCCTTGGGTGACATCTGTGTGCCACCCATGGCGAATGTGTTGAAGGTGTTTCTGGAGAACGGACAGACCAAGTCGTTTAAATACGATGCCACGACTACTGTGCAGGATGTGGTTAGCTCGCTGCTGGACAAGCTCTGCCTCTGCTGCGGCGAACTCTTTAGCCTGGTGCTGGAGCATGTCAAGAGTCTGAAGCGCAACAAGTTGACGCTGCTCGATCCACAAGAGTCGCTGGCACGC ATTGCAGCTCGTCCGGGTGCGCATAAGTTGCGCTGTCTGTTTCGCATTACTTTTGTGCCCATTTCGGCTGCGGAGCTGGCACAACGGGACCTGCATGCCTTGGACTATCTCTATATGCAGTGCTGCAATGATGTGAATCAGGAACGCTTTGCGCCGGAGCTGCAGCCAGAGCTGGCGCTGCGCCTCGCTGCGCTGCACATGCATCAACATGCGTTGGCCAACAACTTTGCGCCCGCCAAGCTCACGGTCAAGCAGGTCGA ACGCGAATTTGGGCTGGAACGCTTTGTGCCCGTTAGTTTGTTCGAGGGCATGAAGCGCAAGGAGCTGCGACGCCTCATCTCGCACTTCTTGAAGCTCAATGCCGAAATGACGGGCTCATCGACCAAGGTGCTAACGCAGCTGCAGGCGAAACTCTATTATCTAGATATAATTGCTAGTTTACCAAGCTATGGCGCCAAATGCTTCAGCACAAACCAAAGAGAAGGCATGGAGCGTGTGCTGCTCGTCAGTCCGCGCTTCGGCCTCAGTCAAATATCTAGTGCACGCAATTCTGTG CCGCAGCCAATTTCAGGCATACAGGACTTTACGCATGTGATGGTTCATCGCGAGGACGATGTCACCTGCAGTGTCACCATCTATATGCTGGGCGATCGTGCTGTCAAGTTTATAATGGAGGATCGCGATGCCTGCGAGTTCAGTTTGGTGCTGGGCGGTTATTATCGCCTGTTGACGG GCAATGTGCTGAACGTGCTGCGCGAGCGTGAGCCACATGAGGAGGACAATGCGCCGTCGTTTCTGGCACAGCACACTGTGCTGCCCGCCAGCTGGAGCTACCTGTTGCCCTTCCATACGCGTGCGCATAGCGTTAACTTTTTGATGACGCCCCCATATCATCCTATGCCGCAGCAGGCGGTGCTGTCACAGCCGCAGCTGGTGGCACagccaacgcagcagcaggctTTGAGCTATGCCATGGATCTGGATCTGCACAGCGTCATGGCCACCGAGCTGCTGGAGGAGGCGGCCAAGGATTCGGGCTTGAGtgacagcagcggcagcaattacTGCAGCGACGCAGGACGCAGCCAGCTGGCCGTGGAGGCCAAGAACGAGCAAGTGCTGCGACGTGTGcaagagctgcagcaactggTGCAGTCATCCGAGCAGTATCTCAatgagcaggagcaggagctgcagcatttgcagctggtgcagcagcagcagcaagcgcagcaaattGGCCAGAGCATGGCCATGCTGGAGTTTGACAGCGACTGCGATAGCTTGAACAGCAGCAAGGTATCCTCCACGGAGGACACTAACCAGAGCCATACGGGCGGCGCTGTGACGCCTTGCATGAAGCACAGCGACTCCTTGACGCTGCTGGCGGAGAGCATAACCCACGATCTAAGCGGCATTGCGCAAGGACTCAATGCCATACCGGAGCCGGTGTCTGCCTCGGCGCCGCCCACGCCCGCCACGCCCAAGCGCAAGCCCAGCCTATGCAGCACCAGCAGTCCGCGCCCGCAACGCAAGCTCAATGGCTTCAGTCAGCTGCTGAGCGATCTGCAGGCACTCGGCACGGACTTTTCGCAAAGCGAAAGCGACTCCGAGTCGGTGGCCTCGCCAGCACAGTCGCCCACAACGCGGCGGCCAtcccagctgctgcaggcaaCAGCCGCAGTTAAGCAGCCGCTGgcccagcgcagcagctttggcCTGCATAGTCCGGATGGCACGCACTTTGGAGCGGAGACCAAGGACTACAATCTGCGCGAGtatttgcagcagctcaaggaGATTAGCAATGTGCCCAATGCGGATACAGATGTCGCCGCGCGTCAGCTCTCCGAGATCTATGGCTTTGAGGTGCGCGAGGATACGTTCATCGAAACGGATACGGATCTGATTGACTTGCGGGCCATACCGCCGCCGCAGACGCCCGATGAGCTGGACTCGTTGTCGCTCATGAATGCAGCGCCACCCAAAGGCTTTGAGGGCAAGGCCGAGGAGCTGGACAGCTTTctgcagcaaatgcttgtGGCGCCGCCCACACAAAAAGCAACGCCCGCCAAGGAGCTGACGCCCGAGGAGATTATGTCGTACATTATACCGCCGCCGCCGAATCTAGAGGCACAGCCCGAACAGGAGTGTCTCTACAGCAACTCGGTGCAGGCCAAGCGCGAGTTTTTCCAAGCAGtggccaatggcaatggcaactacaacagcagcagcaacaacaacaactacaaggAGTCAGCGCCACGTGTCATTGAGTATCCCACAGTGgagcgcaaaagcaaattcagTTGTTGTCCCACCTCCAAGAAGGAGGAATCCACGCCCGCCGATACGCAGCCGTTGCAGCCACCACCGCGTACGCCCACCTCAGATCAGATGACACCGCCGCCGGCGCGTCCACCCAAGAGCGCTGAGCTAATGCAACGTTACTCGCCCAAGAAGCAGCTGCGCATCGTTGGACCAGTTAGTGTGCCGGTGCGTGAGCTCTGCCCGCCACAGCTGCCACCACGCATCAGTCCCACAAACGCCGCCACCACGGATGCGCCACAgcctacagcagcagcagcagctgcagttccaGCGGTGGTAAGTGCACCCAAGAAACCCCCGCTGCCGCCTATTGCCAGTCGCCCACGCCCCATCAATGGCACGCCCAGTTCCAACACACCGCCCATACCGGCCACCGTACGTCTACCCAATGCGCATTCCAATGGGCAGCCACAGCTGCCCAagaagccgcagcagctgcacggCGAGAAGCTGTTCATCAAGAACGGCCACCTCATCGACGGCGAGGCGCTGCTGGCCAAAACGGACGTGGCCATGGCCGGTCTGCTCATCAAGCTGGATCAAGTGGCCGCACAGTGCTCGGCAGCCCAATCCGCCGGCGGCGGCACCAGCATCGATGAGGAGAAGTTCCAACGAGCACGCAATGAGCTGACCGAGCAAACGCTAGCACTGGTCACGGCCAGCAAATTTCTGGTCGCCTCAATGTCGGACATGACGCTAATAACGCTGCCCGATCATCTCACCTCCTGCCTGACGGCCATACGGCGCATCACGGAGCTGGCGCAGGACATGACGCGGCACACATCGGCGCCGCTGCAGACGCGCAACATTGTGCTCAAGGTGCACGATGTGGCCAGCAGCTTCCGGGAGCTGGTGGGCGTTGAGATTGGTCCCATAGGCGCTGGCCAATTGGCGCTGCATGCCGAGTGCCTGGCCAATGTGCTGGCCACGCTGCTGCGCAGTCTGCGTGTCTTCTCGCCCTAG
- the LOC108601999 gene encoding nucleotide exchange factor Sil1 translates to MRLIIATVIAVLAINIVQAGTAENVNKSDEFVATHEWQVIREGQGIPKGLHVRINMQTGVKEAKLLDESERGTALQSQAGEDDKGDQKPLALEHQANIIEESVRKAKEQKRSYAELRKAYKDFQKNFRTDGEVIVQLLEQYRNFSKTPLASELKPKFNVLDNLEYMLHQIDNALVFIDSGGLEDVLLPIVVNDTNTDLKVSAMRVLGALTANNPKAQIKVFERNFGSHLAQILMTSTNSAEVSSALHALGAMLRKFPLAQERILSTIGTQAFISVLSNSQVELRNKAKVVTLISDLLLEKRSAFENNMDASEAIAQYALIELETWLSNQGYCAKMEAVLSKDYVQLLDQPETVEQFSVALESTEQMCRSLWSKSATLRHALLTLRNRYARSEDEYRLEVSQALTKVCANFFEQRSHSDL, encoded by the exons ATGCGACTTATAATTGCGACAGTAATTGCCGTCTTGGCAATTAACATCGTACAGGCCGGGACTGCagaaaatgtaaacaaatctGATGAGTTCGTGGCTACACATGAATGGCAAGTGATACGCGAAG GTCAGGGCATACCCAAGGGGCTGCATGTGCGAATTAATATGCAGACGGGCGTCAAGGAGGCCAAGTTGCTGGACGAAAGCGAGCGAGGAACAGCGTTGCAAAGTCAAGCCGGCGAAGATGACAAAGGAGATCAAAAGCCACTGGCTTTAGAGCATCAGGCAAACATCATTGAAGAATCAGTGCGCAAAGCCAAGGAGCAGAAACGCAGCTATGCAGAGTTGCGCAAGGCTTACAAGGATTTCCAAAAGAATTTTCGCACAGATGGCGAAGTCAttgtgcagctgctggagcaatACCGAAACTTCAGCAAGACGCCGCTGGCGAGCGAACTGAAGCCCAAGTTTAATGTGCTTGATAATCTGGAGTACATGTTGCATCAAATTGATAATGCACTTGTATTCATAGACAGCGGAGGACTGGAGGATGTACTGCTGCCCATTGTGGTCAACGATACTAACACGGATCTAAAAGTGTCAGCCATGCGTGTGCTGGGCGCCTTGACGGCAAACAATCCTAAGGCTCAAATAAAAGTGTTTGAGCGCAACTTTGGTTCACATTTGGCCCAAATACTGATGACTTCTACAAACAGCGCAGAGGTTTCATCAGCTCTACATGCCTTGGGTGCAATGTTGCGAAAATTCCCATTGGCTCAAGAGCGCATACTCTCCACAATCGGCACACAGGCTTTCATCAGCGTGCTGAGCAACAGTCAAGTGGAGCTACGCAATAAGGCAAAGGTTGTTACTCTAATTAGCGATCTGCTCTTGGAAAAGCGTTCGGCGTTTGAAAATAACATGGACGCCTCAGAGGCTATTGCACAATACGCATTGATTGAGCTTGAAACCTGGCTTAGCAATCAGGGTTACTGCGCTAAAATGGAGGCGGTGCTTAGCAAGGACTACGTGCAGCTATTGGATCAGCCCGAGACTGTGGAACAGTTCTCTGTGGCACTGGAGAGCACAGAGCAAATGTGCCGCTCTCTTTGGTCCAAGAGCGCCACTCTGCGACACGCGCTGCTCACCTTGCGCAATAGGTACGCCCGCAGTGAGGATGAATATCGATTGGAGGTTTCTCAAGCGTTGACCAAAGTCTGTGCGAATTTCTTCGAGCAGCGCAGTCATAGTGAtctttaa
- the LOC108604239 gene encoding protein bag-of-marbles: MQCKCNFIITLLNMADAENQRLNNNLQAINSELYSLLDGKESYSTSRANRNRSGFGGVLQELNCNLNQLTLNPDPEAPQFEFHGYGCIENTNLMAKRAVLEDRYKKSQNMISGQGHLVSRQKQLQLQRENIWNKEKCKDSSFNELPATVAQTNISGEAAVMRLLDLFKSMHEHIGAYLPSYQRNSHPSDYLFEAPRKSTMPKSLNVRHHVQVICTKVERFIERLRRTLEANRCLDFNKYTECDNQLILVRSYVDTLKQFSFIEMRHHGLKFVSQEAEENAKKLSILLLQLREHIKSAHLFVHVFNWEMDLEHRYSAAMTESLEATNKHALMLAAKELKACEPKTRSYEEHIMADLYKLDNIISCSEQHEEELDLLLQSPASVFPPEIIALCELPRNYRKLPLRSTVGVDETEMELSFNAELLELPPSSPPRTIRRSHRPLCNRS, translated from the exons ATGCAGTGCAagtgcaattttattataacgTTGTTAAATATGGCCGACGCTGAGAATCAACGAttgaacaacaatttgcaagcaataaattcGGAACTGTACAGTTTGCTTGATGGCAAGGAATCTTACTCAACGTCACGCGCAAATCGCAATCGTAGCGGCTTTGGCGGTGTTTTGCAagaattgaattgcaatttaaatcaattaacattaaatcCAGATCCTGAGGCACCTCAGTTTGAATTCCATGGTTATGGCTGCATTGAGAATACGAATTTGATGGCAAAGCGCGCGGTTCTTGAAGACCGCTACAAAAAGTCGCAAAATATGATAAGCGGTCAAGGTCATTTGGTTTCGCGCCAGAAGCAATTGCAGTTACAAAGGGAGAACATATGGAACAAAGAGAAATGCAAAGATTCGAGCTTTAATGAACTGCCCGCCACAGTAGCTcaaacaaatat ctctgGAGAAGCTGCAGTTATGCGTTTGCTGGACTTATTCAAATCTATGCATGAGCATATAGGCGCTTATCTGCCCTCTTATCAGCGTAATTCACATCCATCGGACTATCTGTTTGAAGCGCCCAGAAAGTCAACGATGCCCAAGAGCTTGAACGTGCGACATCATGTACAGGTGATCTGCACCAAAGTGGAGCGTTTCATAGAGCGACTGCGTCGCACTTTGGAAGCCAATCGTTGTTTGGACTTTAACAAATACACAGAGTGCGATAATCAGTTGATTCTCGTACGCAGTTATGTGGATACTCTCAAACAGTTTTCATTTATCGAGATGCGTCATCATGGTCTTAAGTTTGTATCGCAGGAAGCTGAGG aaaatgccaaaaaattatcaattttgttgctgcagttacGCGAACACATAAAGTCTGCGCATCTTTTTGTACACGTGTTCAACTGGGAAATGGATCTGGAGCATCGCTACTCAGCTGCCATGACCGAAAGTCTGGAAGCTACTAACAAACATGCCTTAATGTTGGCAGCCAAAGAGCTGAAGGCCTGCGAGCCTAAAACGCGCAGCTACGAGGAACACATTATGGCTGATCTATATAAACTAGACAACATTATCAGCTGTAGCGAACAGCATGAGGAAGAATTGGATCTACTACTGCAATCACCAGCAAGCGTTTTTCCACCAGAGATTATTGCGCTTTGCGAGCTACCACGTAACTACCGCAAGTTGCCTTTGAGATCAACTGTGGGTGTCGATGAGACTGAAATGGAATTGTCATTCAATGCtgagctgcttgagctgcCACCTTCATCACCACCTAGAACTATTCGTCGCAGTCATAGACCACTGTGTAATAGAAGTTAG
- the LOC108604240 gene encoding protein takeout → MSRTTFIIALCTIIAAQAKFPDDPKPCKYGDSECLLKTINYFVSEKHKEGDRSINLVKLDPLPVAKMNINQGADSPVNIDLTFTNNNLLGIGDITFIGVKGFGKNIDKKHELKFKVPRLSLVGPYDIKGKVLILPISGSGKSNMTMVNAELTFSFTGKSVEKNGEMYMEATNVNLLTKPERCYYQFSNLFNGDKALGDNMNAFLNDNWEAIFKEVQDSMQSAFAEIFKAILEKAFTKYPYAKYFEDS, encoded by the exons ATGTCTCGAActacttttattattgcactTTGCACAATAATTGCCGCGCAAGCTAAATTTC CTGATGATCCTAAGCCTTGTAAATATGGCGACTCCGAATGCTTACTGAAGACAATCAACTACTTTGTAAGCGAAAAGCATAAAGAAGGCGATCGGAGTATCAATTTAGTGAAATTAGATCCACTGCCAGTGGCTAAGATGAACATAAATCAAGGAGCAGATAGTCCTGTCAACATTGATCTTACCTTTAcgaataataatttgttaggCATTGGTGACATTACGTTTATTGGCGTCAA AGGCTTCGGCAAAAATATTGACAAGAAACATGAGTTGAAATTTAAAGTGCCAAGACTGTCACTGGTTGGACCCTATGACATCAAGGGCAAGGTGCTGATTTTGCCGATTAGTGGCTCAGGCAAGAGCAATATGACAATGG TTAATGCCGAATtgacattttcttttactggCAAATCCGTTGAGAAGAATGGCGAAATGTATATGGAAGCAACCAATGTGAACTTACTTACCAAACCGGAACGCTGTTATTATCAATTTAGCAATCTCTTCAATGGTGATAAGGCGTTGGGCGATAATATGAACGCCTTTCTTAATGACAACTGGGAGGCTATATTTAAGGAGGTGCAGGACTCCATGCAATCGGCATTCGCGGAAATCTTTAAAGCCATATTGGAGAAGGCCTTCACGAAATATCCCTACGCTAAATATTTTGAGGATAGTTAG